The genomic DNA CTTCCAAAAGAGCCATGATCGCCTGGTTCAAGGCAGGGCTTTGTCCGAAATCGTCACAGTTGATGATGAGTTTCTTCCCCATGCGTTAAGTCCCCCCTACGGTGCGTCGTAAATTCAAATCGGGTAAGCAGCGAAATCACAATGGATACGAGAAGCAGACAGAACGGCACGACACTGATCAACACCCGGAACGTCATTTCGGGATTCGCTCCCGGCTTCTCACCGCTTTCATAGCCAAAGATTAAACCCACAATCAGAAATGCGAGAGCCGAGATCAGTCCGCTGGAACGGGTAATGAATCCGGCCACGGCCGTATATATACCCTCTCTGCGCAGGCCCGTTTTCTCTGCATCTTCATCAATGATTCTGCCGCTGACCATCGCCGGTGTCACCAGGAAGCCCGCAAGTCCGAAACCGACAGCGATTCCGGCTGCCACCCCGCTGACCAGGTTAAAGCCGAACCAGAGCGGAAGAACGGATACCGCATAGACAGCCAGCGACAACCGCCATACCTTCACCCCGTCCATCCGGCGGCAGATCCAGTACCAGACAAAAACGAGCGGAATGACCGATACGAACACAGCCGCCATAAGAATCGTGACCTGCGCTTCGCCAATTTTCAGCACATACTTCGCATAAAAAGGGATTATGGAGCTGACGAGCCCATTCACCGTCTGAGCGAATGAGTTCGAGATATTAAACAGCCAGAATTTTTTATTCTTCAGCGTTTCCTTGAATGCGGCGCCCAGCTTTAATGGCTCTCCCACGCTGTGCTCCTTGCGCTCACGAACTCCAAGCATGCAGATGAGCATGGCAATCCCGAAAACAAATGCGTAAATGATGGACATGTTGGAGAAATTCAGTGCCTTGAAAATAATCGGCGTAAGCGCCGATCCGATTAGCAGCGCCACCACCTGATAGCTTTGCTGGATAGCCGATGCCTTGGCTCGGAGACGATCACCCTGATACAGCTCAGGAAACAAGGCTCCATAGTTAACCCACAATACCGTAGATACCGCCTCAAACAAAATCAAAGCCGTCAGAAACCAGGCGAATAGTCCGTTCTGTGATAACCCTCCGGGAGGCGAGAACACCATAATAAATGTCAGCATGAACAGCGGCATAGCACCGAAAATCCACGGTCTCCTCCGACCGAGCCGGGTATTGGTGCGGTCAGACCAGTGGCCAAACAGCGGATTATTAACGGCATCCCAGATAAGAAAGATCGTGCGGGCCAGTGTTGCCAGCCCGATGCCAAGCCCCAACTTTTCCACGTAAAAGAAGCTGTAAAACGTGCTGAATGCCTGGCTCGGAACCATCATGGCAAACATACCGAGAGCGAAGGTGTACGGTGAATTGACCCATTTGCGCTGCATGCGCATTCCTCCCATACCGTGAATATCATTTGTTCTATTATATTCAACGCATGGGTTATTTTACCTTTAAGTGGGAGCCGTCATAGAAATACTTATATACTAGAAAAACATGTAACCGGAACAGAAGTGACTATAAATCTCTCTAAGAATACATATAAAAGATTTTAACAAAAAGGGACGTGGCCCGTAGGCCCCGCCCCTTTCTTATTCTCGTAATCTACCACTTTCCTCAAAACCCCAGTAAATGCAGCGGAAGGGCCAGCACCGACACCCAGATGCCGGTCAGCCCCATGCTAAAGCCGCTGACAGCGCCCATCCACTCCGAGTCCTTGAGCACGCGGGCCGTGCCGATGCCATGAGAGGTCGTACCGATGGCAACGCCGATGGCCGTCTCATCCCGGATGCCGCATAGCCGCAGCAGCGGCGGACCCATAATGCTGCCCGCAAGACCCGTCAAGACGGTGAGTACCGCCGTCAGCTCCGGATAGCCGCCATAAAGCCGCGATACCTCCATCGAGATCGGCGTTGTCGCAGACTTGGGCATAAGCGTCCAGGCCATGTCACTCGTTCCGCCCATCCACAGCACGATCAGCCCTGAGCTCAGCAGGCCGCTTAAAGCCCCAATGGTAATGCCGCCCAGGATTGGACGCCAGCTGCGGCGGATTCGCTCGGCATTTTTATAGATGGGCACGCCTAGCGCGATCGTCGCCGGACCGAGCAGGAAGCTCAGCCAGGAGCCGCCCTTCTGGTAATCGGATACCGGAATCCTGAGCACCACAAGCATGATCATAATCATGGCGCTGGTCATGAGCAGCGGCTGAACCCAAGAACGGCGGGATTGCAGCCATAAAAACAGTGCGTACACAATGACGGTAACAGCAATGCCGAATAAGGGATCAGCCGCGATGGACATGAGCATCCTCCTTCTGCTGCCGGGCCTTTCGGGCTTGCAGGCGGTTTTGCACCATCCAGCCGGTTACAAGCAAAGGCAAAAGCAGGCTCACAACTCCACTGCCCGTGATTACGGCCCAATGCTCGCGGAGATAAGGAAAGAAAGCAAGGCTGCCTACGATCACCGGCACAAAAAAAAGACTCATATATTTGAGCAAGAACGACGCCGTTTCCTCCACCTTATGGAGCGGCACCCACTTCAAAAACAAAGCCACAATAAATAAAAGCAAGCCGATCACATTGGCGGGGAGCGGCAAGCCCGTTAGACGCTGAATGAGCCAACCAGCCAGCTGAAAAAAGGCAAGTATAGCAAATCCAATCATCTTAATCCCTCCTTGTGAACGGCTCGATGTCTTGTTTAGTCTTATAGATTCTTATAGATCCTTCAGGAATTGTATGATTTTATCATGGAGTCCCGGCAGGCCTTCATGGCCGAAATCAGGGAAAACCTCGAGCTGCACCGGAGCGGTGATCTTGTTGATGGCCGCAAACTGCGTGGACGGCGGACACACGACATCCATCAGGCCAACCCCGACAAGCACGTCGGCCTTGATGCGTGGTGCTAGGTTCTGGATATCGATATATCCTAGCTTCGTGAAAATCTCTTCCTCGCGCTGATGCTGCGGATCAAAATAGCGGAAGTACGTGCTGAGCTCTTCATAAGCATGCTTGAAGAGATCCATTTCCCATGTTCTGCGGTAATCGCTCAGGAACGGATAGACCGGCGCCGCCTTCTTGATCCGTGGCTCCAAAGCTGCACATGCGATCGTCAGTGCACCACCCTGCGACCAGCCTGTTGCACCTACACGTTCTGCATCCACTTCCGGCAGATTCATGACAATAGAGGCTAGTTGCGCAGTATCCAGGAATACGTCCCGGAACAGCAGGCGATGCGGGTCCTCATTCTCCAGACCGCGGATTATATGGCCGCGATGCGTATTTCCGCGTACCCCGCCGGTATCTTCAGATAAGCCTCCCTGTCCCCGTACATCCAGGGAAGCGACGGAAAACCCAAGCGACGGATACACCATCTTGTCCATCCAGTCGCCGCTATTCCCGGTGTAGCCATGGAACTGAAGCACAGCCGGATGCGGCTCTGCAATTCCTTTGGGCCTGATGTACTTCGCATGCACTCTGGCACCGCTTACACCCGTGAAATACAAATGGAAGCATTCCGCGAACGGAAGCTGGAATTCAGCAGGGATCATCTCTACCTGGGGATCTACGGCATGCATCTCCTCAAGCGCCTTTTCCCAATAAGCATCAAAATCATGGGGTCTTGGATTGATTCCTTGGTACGTTTTCAGCTCTGATAGGGGCATATCGACTAGCGGCATCGTCATCACCTTTTTCTTCTGATTTAAACAAACTCGAGTTGACTTTGACAACTACTTTTTTTATCGGCTCGCCCATTATACCATGTTTGCCCCTTAATCCGGGCCGGTGAACATCTGTGGGAAAGAACACAGCATACATACCCGGCTCAAGCTCCAGAAGCTGCTCTGCACCTGTACTTTCATACAAACTGATGTCCTGTCCAGGACGGATTTCACGGGCGACATCCTCATCGGAATGAGCTTTCCAGCCTATGCATTCGCTCCCCCCCACCAGATAGTGGATATCAATGAACAACTCATGCTTCTCTGCCCTTGATCCGATAGGATCGAGAGACTCCAGCCCCGAAAGGGTCAGATAGATATCGGAGCCATTCAGTTCATATCTGCCTTCCTCCAATGAATCAAAATCCGTTTGATCCAGCACATCAATCACTTGCCGGAGCAATGGGTGAATATGCTGCCGGTCTTGTTCCCATTGATCCATTTTGCCGAGCATCATAAAGCCTTCCCCTCTCTGCCCGAGGCTGGCATACGCAGCGGATACTCCCATAGCTGAAGCCCTGCCCCGATCATGCCGCTGTAATTACCACGGTAAGCTGAGACAATCCGGAGACTACCGGTAAAAGAAGGCATTGCGCGCCTCATCGTTTCTTCCCGCACCCGATCTATGAAGGCCTCTCCGCTCTCAGCCACACCCCCGCCAAGCACGATCATCTCCGGGTTAAACATGTGGATGAGCGAAGCCAGCGCCGAGCCCAGCGCGCGGAAGGTCTCATCCATGATCTTACTTGCCGCGGGGTCACCCGCCTGCCAGAGGGCCATGACTTCCCGGGCGTCTACGCCGGCTGCATTTTGACCCATGTTCTCAAGCTCCTTCCGCATGCGCGCGCCGATTCCGGTGCCGGAAGCATACTGCTCCAAGCAGCCCACACCGCCGCAGATACAGGGCAGTCCGTCGAAATCCACCGACATATGTCCGATTTCTCCAGCTCCTCCCCAGCTGCCGCGCACAATTTGCCCGTCCACCATAATCCCTCCGCCAACGCCTGTTCCCAGAGCCAGACATAGAAAATGACGGAGACCTTGGGCGGCACCGAGTCTTTTCTCCGTCAGCGTCAGGACGTTCACATCATTGTCCACGAACACAGGCATCTGGAAACGCTCCTCCAGAATCCGCCGGAGCGGTGTGCCCGTATAGCCGGGAATCAGCTCCGTAGAAAAATGCACCGAACCCTGCTCCCAGTTGATCTGGCCAGCGCTGGCCACGCCAATACCGCGTATGCGGAAGAGGTCTGGGCCCCCTTCATTCTGGAATATCTTGCCAAGTATCTCCATGATCCGGTCCGGAATACTTCCTTGACCCGGCAATGTAGGCAGAGAGCAAGCGCTAAGCACTTGCCCCCTCTCGTCAACGATGCCTGCATTGATTTTCGTGCCGCCAAGATCAATACCTATGGCATACGTAGAATCGGGTGCATAAACAAGTCGTGTCATCCCCATTTTGCGCCCGCCTATCCCAAAACCACGGACATGGCATGCACGTACTGCTCGGTGATCAGCTGCGGCCTGGTGATGGCGCTGCCGACTACGACGTATTCTGCGCCGACCGCCAATGCCAAAGCCGCGTCTGCCGGTGTGGAGATTTTACCTTCGGCAATCAATACCGCTTGGGTCAGTGACTTGGCGAGCTGTGACAGGAGACGGATATCAGGTCCGGCGATTTGGGCGCTATGCGATGTATATCCCGACAGCGTGGTGCCGACGTAATCTACCCCAAGCTTCTCCGCAGCCATGCCTTCTTCAAATGTCGATACATCAGCCATGACAGCCACTCCAGCTTCATGTGCCGCATCAATCAGTTCCTTGACCATTTCGAGGCGGTTTTCACGGTCTGTCACATCCAGTGCAACGATATCCGCGCCTGCTTCAATGATTTGCTTCACTTCTGTCAACGTAGGCGTAATGAATACATCCGAGCCCGGCATCATCCTTTTAATGATGCCGATTACCGGCAGTTCCACGGCCTGCTTGATGCCCCAAATATCGGGGGCTCCGTTCGCGCGAATGCCAACGGCGCCGGATTGCTGCGCAGCCAAAGCCATTTTTACCATCGTATCTCCGCCATGCAGCGGCTCATTCTCCAGTGCCTGGCAGGACACGATCAAACCCCGGTTTTTAAATATACAATTCATATAGCAGCTCCCCCTCTTACCCAATCAGGCTTTAACTGAAGACATGGCTTCTTCTGTATACTCATGGATTTGCTTTTGCAGCAGTACAATACGTCCCTTGTCTGCCGGAGGCACCGGAAGCAGCGGCAGCCTTGGCTCACCGCATTCTACACCCTGAAGCTTCAATACGGCTTTGCAGGCGCCGTACAGGGATGGAAAGCTGAGCAGGTTCTTAATGATCTCATTGATTCTAAACTGCCACTCACGAGCTTCCTCCACTTTGCCTTCCCGGTAACAGCTCTCCACCTTCAGAAACAGCTCCGGCATCACGCCGTACGTGCCGCCGATACCACCATCAGCGCCGATACTGCGGCCTGCCAGATACTGCTCGTCAGGACCGTTCAGCACCAGAAAATCCGGGCCGCCAACGGCTTTGAACTGCTGCAGCTCATATGTGCTTTCCGAGGATATTTTCACGCCGATAACTTTATCCTGCGCAGCCATTTTCGCCAATAGATCCGTGGAAAGATTGAATCCGGTTGTTTGCGGGATATGATAGATGATAAAAGGCAGCGATGTGCTGTCGATCATCTCCTGCCAATGCCGTTCGACGCTTGCGGGTGACAGACGATAGTAAATGGCTGGAACTGCAGATATGGCGTCTGCTCCTACCGCTTCGGCATGCCTGGCCAGCTCCACGCTTTCACGGGTTGATGCCGCACCGATGTGGGCGATGATCGTCAGCTCGCTTCCGACTTCCTCCATCACAGCCTCCAGGACAACCTTGCGTTCGGCTGCCGTTTGCAGCATGCCTTCTCCGCTGCTTCCACCGACATACAGGCCTCTGACGCCCTTATCCGCGTAGTGGCGGGCAAGCTTGCGTACTCTTACAGGGTCTACGTCCCCCTCTTCGTTATAGCAGGCATAGAATGCGACAATGATTCCCTTGAATTTTTCGATATCAGACATCTCTCTTCCCATCCCTTCATTTTCATTGTTTCTTTTATCATCCAATCGATATGAGGCCTGCAATGAAGGCCTAGCCCTTGACCGCACCCATCGTAATCCCCTGTGTAAATGCCTTTTGGAATGCGAGGAAGATCGCGATCATCGGAACAGATGCAAGCGCAGCGCCGGCCATCATTACGCCGTAGTTTGTGGTGTACTCGCCCTGCAGGGTCGCAATGCCCATCGGCAGCGTCATCATGGAGGTCGAACGCGTCATAATCAGCTGGCTGAAGTAGTCATTCCAGGAACCGATAAAGGTGAAAATGGCCAGTGCTCCGAGCGCCGGTGTCAGCAGCGGCAGGATAATGGTCGAGAACATGCGGACCTCCGAGCAGCCATCGATTTTGGAAGCCTCGATAACCTCCGTTGGAATCGTCTGGGAAAACTGCTTCATCAGAAATACGCCAAACGGCCAACCAATGGCCGGTACGATCAGACCCCGGTATGTATTGACCCAGCCGAAATCAGCCAGCATCGTAAACAGCGGAACAAGGATAACCTGTTTGGGCAGCGCCATCGCAGCCACAAAGAGAGTAAAGATGATTTTCCGGCCCGGGAAGGACTTCTTCGCCAGAACATAGCCCGCCAGGGCTGCCACCAGACAAACTGCGGCCATCTCGCAGAACGATATAAAAAAGCTGTTAAACGTCCAACGCCAGACTGCATTTTTAAAGAGATCAGACCAATTTTGAAACGTAGGATGAAGCGGAAACCATTCCGGTGGAATAGCGGTCGCTGTCGTCTGCTTTTTGAACGCGCCCGTAATAATCCAGTAAAACGGAAAGATGAAAAATAGCGTGGACAGGGTCAGAATCACATTGGATATGATACCGCCGATGCTCCATTGTTTTTTGCCGGATGCTTTGGTACGGGGGATTCCCGCCTTCATTCCGGCCTGTATTGATGAACTCATCGCATGCCCCTCCTAGTACTCAACATCGCTGCCAAAGTATTTGAACTGAATGGTGGAAATAATGCCGATGATAACGGCCAGAATGACGCCCATGGCGGAAGCCATACCGAAGTTGCCTAGCTTGAATGCCTGCTCGTATACGCCGTACATGACAGTCGAAGTGCTGTAGTAAGGACCTCCGGATGTGAGCAGCTGGATAATCGCAAAGCACTGAAATGTGTTAATCGTCGTTATGACGATAATATAGAGATTGGTCGGCATCAGCATCGGCCAAATGATTTTCCGGAATATTTGCCAGGACGAAGCCCGGTCGATTTGGGCCGCTTCGATATAAGAGGTTGGAATATTGCCCAGTGAAGCGACATAGAGGATGATCGGCTGCCCCACGGATGTGGTAATGAGCACCGCGATGATCGACAGCAGAGCCGTCTTTTCATTTCCCAGCCAGGAGATCGGTTCTGCTCCGAACAGTCCGGTCAGGTAATTAAGCACGCCGTAGTTCGGGTGGTAGATCCAGCCCCATACAACCGTGATACTGACCACGGAGGAAACGGCCGGCAGGTAGAATACACCTCTGAAGAACGATCTTGCGAATTCTTTTTTACGGTAAATACTCATCGCGACAAAAATGGAAAACACAATCACGACCGGAACCGTGATGATCACGAGCAGTGATGTATTCCATAGCGATTTGATAAAAATTTCGTTGTGGAACAGATCAATGTAGTTGCTAAGGCCCACGTACTCAAATTTCCGCAGACTGTAGTTAAAAAAGCTGATGTAAATCCCTCTCAGCATCGGATATGCAACGAACACGAGGAAGAATCCGAATGCCGGGAGCAAAAACAAATAACTCATGAACCAGTCACGCAAAACATTAGGATTTATTTTTCGTACCCTTGTTTCCATGGCTCTCTCCCCTACTTT from Paenibacillus sp. J23TS9 includes the following:
- a CDS encoding carbohydrate ABC transporter permease; this translates as MSSSIQAGMKAGIPRTKASGKKQWSIGGIISNVILTLSTLFFIFPFYWIITGAFKKQTTATAIPPEWFPLHPTFQNWSDLFKNAVWRWTFNSFFISFCEMAAVCLVAALAGYVLAKKSFPGRKIIFTLFVAAMALPKQVILVPLFTMLADFGWVNTYRGLIVPAIGWPFGVFLMKQFSQTIPTEVIEASKIDGCSEVRMFSTIILPLLTPALGALAIFTFIGSWNDYFSQLIMTRSTSMMTLPMGIATLQGEYTTNYGVMMAGAALASVPMIAIFLAFQKAFTQGITMGAVKG
- a CDS encoding N-acetylmannosamine-6-phosphate 2-epimerase, which gives rise to MNCIFKNRGLIVSCQALENEPLHGGDTMVKMALAAQQSGAVGIRANGAPDIWGIKQAVELPVIGIIKRMMPGSDVFITPTLTEVKQIIEAGADIVALDVTDRENRLEMVKELIDAAHEAGVAVMADVSTFEEGMAAEKLGVDYVGTTLSGYTSHSAQIAGPDIRLLSQLAKSLTQAVLIAEGKISTPADAALALAVGAEYVVVGSAITRPQLITEQYVHAMSVVLG
- a CDS encoding ROK family protein, encoding MGMTRLVYAPDSTYAIGIDLGGTKINAGIVDERGQVLSACSLPTLPGQGSIPDRIMEILGKIFQNEGGPDLFRIRGIGVASAGQINWEQGSVHFSTELIPGYTGTPLRRILEERFQMPVFVDNDVNVLTLTEKRLGAAQGLRHFLCLALGTGVGGGIMVDGQIVRGSWGGAGEIGHMSVDFDGLPCICGGVGCLEQYASGTGIGARMRKELENMGQNAAGVDAREVMALWQAGDPAASKIMDETFRALGSALASLIHMFNPEMIVLGGGVAESGEAFIDRVREETMRRAMPSFTGSLRIVSAYRGNYSGMIGAGLQLWEYPLRMPASGREGKAL
- a CDS encoding LrgB family protein, with protein sequence MSIAADPLFGIAVTVIVYALFLWLQSRRSWVQPLLMTSAMIMIMLVVLRIPVSDYQKGGSWLSFLLGPATIALGVPIYKNAERIRRSWRPILGGITIGALSGLLSSGLIVLWMGGTSDMAWTLMPKSATTPISMEVSRLYGGYPELTAVLTVLTGLAGSIMGPPLLRLCGIRDETAIGVAIGTTSHGIGTARVLKDSEWMGAVSGFSMGLTGIWVSVLALPLHLLGF
- a CDS encoding MFS transporter encodes the protein MQRKWVNSPYTFALGMFAMMVPSQAFSTFYSFFYVEKLGLGIGLATLARTIFLIWDAVNNPLFGHWSDRTNTRLGRRRPWIFGAMPLFMLTFIMVFSPPGGLSQNGLFAWFLTALILFEAVSTVLWVNYGALFPELYQGDRLRAKASAIQQSYQVVALLIGSALTPIIFKALNFSNMSIIYAFVFGIAMLICMLGVRERKEHSVGEPLKLGAAFKETLKNKKFWLFNISNSFAQTVNGLVSSIIPFYAKYVLKIGEAQVTILMAAVFVSVIPLVFVWYWICRRMDGVKVWRLSLAVYAVSVLPLWFGFNLVSGVAAGIAVGFGLAGFLVTPAMVSGRIIDEDAEKTGLRREGIYTAVAGFITRSSGLISALAFLIVGLIFGYESGEKPGANPEMTFRVLISVVPFCLLLVSIVISLLTRFEFTTHRRGDLTHGEETHHQL
- a CDS encoding acetylxylan esterase; its protein translation is MPLVDMPLSELKTYQGINPRPHDFDAYWEKALEEMHAVDPQVEMIPAEFQLPFAECFHLYFTGVSGARVHAKYIRPKGIAEPHPAVLQFHGYTGNSGDWMDKMVYPSLGFSVASLDVRGQGGLSEDTGGVRGNTHRGHIIRGLENEDPHRLLFRDVFLDTAQLASIVMNLPEVDAERVGATGWSQGGALTIACAALEPRIKKAAPVYPFLSDYRRTWEMDLFKHAYEELSTYFRYFDPQHQREEEIFTKLGYIDIQNLAPRIKADVLVGVGLMDVVCPPSTQFAAINKITAPVQLEVFPDFGHEGLPGLHDKIIQFLKDL
- a CDS encoding carbohydrate ABC transporter permease; amino-acid sequence: METRVRKINPNVLRDWFMSYLFLLPAFGFFLVFVAYPMLRGIYISFFNYSLRKFEYVGLSNYIDLFHNEIFIKSLWNTSLLVIITVPVVIVFSIFVAMSIYRKKEFARSFFRGVFYLPAVSSVVSITVVWGWIYHPNYGVLNYLTGLFGAEPISWLGNEKTALLSIIAVLITTSVGQPIILYVASLGNIPTSYIEAAQIDRASSWQIFRKIIWPMLMPTNLYIIVITTINTFQCFAIIQLLTSGGPYYSTSTVMYGVYEQAFKLGNFGMASAMGVILAVIIGIISTIQFKYFGSDVEY
- a CDS encoding CidA/LrgA family protein, producing MIGFAILAFFQLAGWLIQRLTGLPLPANVIGLLLFIVALFLKWVPLHKVEETASFLLKYMSLFFVPVIVGSLAFFPYLREHWAVITGSGVVSLLLPLLVTGWMVQNRLQARKARQQKEDAHVHRG
- a CDS encoding dihydrodipicolinate synthase family protein; this translates as MSDIEKFKGIIVAFYACYNEEGDVDPVRVRKLARHYADKGVRGLYVGGSSGEGMLQTAAERKVVLEAVMEEVGSELTIIAHIGAASTRESVELARHAEAVGADAISAVPAIYYRLSPASVERHWQEMIDSTSLPFIIYHIPQTTGFNLSTDLLAKMAAQDKVIGVKISSESTYELQQFKAVGGPDFLVLNGPDEQYLAGRSIGADGGIGGTYGVMPELFLKVESCYREGKVEEAREWQFRINEIIKNLLSFPSLYGACKAVLKLQGVECGEPRLPLLPVPPADKGRIVLLQKQIHEYTEEAMSSVKA
- a CDS encoding YhcH/YjgK/YiaL family protein, which produces MMLGKMDQWEQDRQHIHPLLRQVIDVLDQTDFDSLEEGRYELNGSDIYLTLSGLESLDPIGSRAEKHELFIDIHYLVGGSECIGWKAHSDEDVAREIRPGQDISLYESTGAEQLLELEPGMYAVFFPTDVHRPGLRGKHGIMGEPIKKVVVKVNSSLFKSEEKGDDDAASRYAPIRAENVPRNQSKTP